A genomic window from Solanum dulcamara chromosome 11, daSolDulc1.2, whole genome shotgun sequence includes:
- the LOC129873565 gene encoding uncharacterized protein LOC129873565 has translation MGALTTALIAIAAVILGWITIEMACKPCLEKGREAIDQNLNPDYDPDDQDTIREPLTANPPQDSDPDSASSTAVKIV, from the coding sequence ATGGGTGCATTAACAACGGCACTGATAGCAATAGCAGCTGTAATTCTTGGTTGGATCACCATAGAGATGGCGTGCAAGCCTTGTCTTGAAAAAGGTCGAGAAGCCATTGATCAAAATCTCAATCCCGATTATGACCCGGATGACCAAGACACTATCCGGGAACCTTTAACTGCAAACCCACCTCAAGACTCAGATCCGGATTCCGCTTCTTCTACTGCCGTCAAAATTGTCTGA
- the LOC129874736 gene encoding uncharacterized protein LOC129874736 has translation MAMPQPNLIENPIKLSKFRNNNNMNIPQKRNSRLSFWAFVFSICMYISIFYMFNLSPYTLVSTTNFWFFISNTLILIIAADFNFGSNNISSYSSSDQEYSLQEYYMRICQEKSSFNSTPSFNYTIEKKEIIIPHEEESIKDIVLVENNKEEDEEEIINIIDHKNEKMGEAKFYPSNSELKEIIPVEKNENDIKRIQRSKSERYDLQVNGDEEINDEFSDMSVEELNRRVEEFIQRFNRQIRLQAASRNFQT, from the coding sequence aTGGCCATGCCTCAACcaaatttaatagaaaatccTATAAAACTCAGCAAATTcaggaataataataatatgaatattCCTCAAAAAAGAAATTCAAGGTTATCTTTTTGGGCTTTTGTATTTTCAATTTGCATGTATATTTCCATCTTTTATATGTTCAATCTCTCCCCATATACACTTGTTAGCACCACCAACTTTTGGTTCTTCATTTCCAACACCCTCATTCTCATCATTGCTGCTGATTTTAATTTTGGCTCTAATAATATCTCTTCTTATTCATCAAGTGATCAAGAATATTCACTTCAAGAATATTACATGAGAATTTGTCAAGAAAAAAGTAGTTTTAATAGCACTCCATCATTTAATTATACTATTGAGAAAAAGGAAATTATTATTCCTCATGAAGAAGAAAGCATAAAAGACATAGTTCTTGTCGAAAATAACAAagaagaagacgaagaagaaATTATCAACATTATTGATCATAAAAATGAGAAGATGGGTGAAGCCAAATTCTATCCAAGTAATTCagaattaaaagaaataataccAGTGGAGAAAAATGAGAATGATATAAAAAGGATTCAAAGGTCAAAATCAGAGAGATATGATTTACAAGTAAATGGAGATGAAGAaattaatgatgaattttcagatATGTCAGTGGAGGAATTGAATAGAAGAGTGGAGGAGTTTATTCAACGATTTAATAGACAAATTAGACTTCAAGCTGCTTCAAGAAACTTCCAAACTTAG
- the LOC129874326 gene encoding F-box protein At5g46170-like yields the protein MIYPEPIDHFDRLPDSILLFILNNIGDVKALGRCSLVSRRFHSLVPQVDNVLVRVDCVISDDDSSSTSSSSSSSDKSRHPISSLFRLVFSGLLKPFQSITQFISISPRRASSSSSDVVDGDDFDKNSVTHHSPTQVLKNFNEIKFLRIELPSGELGIDEGVLLKWRADFGSTLDSCIILGASSVIQPVTSTAACSLPIIDGIGENDNGSIPDSFYTNGGLKLRVVWTISSLIAASARHYLLQPIIAEHKTLDSLVLADADGQGVLCMNKEQLEELRVKPLSASSASKRTLVPALNMRLWYAAHLELPDGTVIKGATLVAIRPSEQPKKEVVGADGNWVAAAFKEPYGTAARMLVKRRTYCLEMNSF from the coding sequence ATGATCTACCCAGAACCCATTGACCACTTCGATCGATTACCCGACTCAATTCTCCTATTCATCTTAAACAACATTGGAGATGTCAAGGCTTTGGGTCGTTGCTCTCTCGTTTCAAGAAGGTTCCATTCCTTAGTTCCTCAAGTTGACAACGTTCTTGTTCGCGTCGATTGTGTTATATCCGATGATGATTCTTCTTCtacctcttcttcttcttcttcttctgataAGTCCAGGCACCCCATCTCCTCCCTTTTTCGTCTCGTCTTCTCTGGTCTTCTCAAACCCTTTCAATCTATCACTCAATTCATCTCCATTTCACCTCGAcgtgcttcttcttcttcctcagaTGTCGTTGATGGTGATGATTTTGATAAGAACTCCGTGACCCATCACTCCCCTACTCAAGTTCTTAAGAATTTTAACGAGATTAAGTTTCTTAGAATTGAATTGCCTAGTGGTGAGCTCGGGATAGACGAGGGTGTGTTGTTGAAATGGAGAGCTGATTTTGGATCAACCCTCGATAGTTGTATTATACTTGGTGCCTCTTCAGTGATTCAACCTGTAACTAGTACCGCTGCTTGTAGTCTTCCGATCATTGATGGAATTGGAGAAAACGATAATGGGAGCATACCCGATTCGTTTTACACGAATGGGGGATTGAAGCTGCGGGTGGTGTGGACTATTAGTTCCTTAATTGCAGCTTCCGCAAGGCACTATCTGCTGCAGCCCATAATCGCGGAGCACAAAACTCTGGATAGTTTGGTTTTGGCAGATGCAGATGGGCAAGGAGTGCTGTGTATGAACAAAGAGCAACTGGAGGAGCTGAGAGTGAAGCCTCTCTCAGCTTCATCGGCCTCCAAAAGGACTTTGGTTCCGGCACTCAATATGCGGTTGTGGTATGCCGCACATTTAGAATTACCTGATGGTACAGTGATCAAAGGAGCAACTTTGGTGGCAATTAGGCCGAGTGAGCAGCCCAAGAAAGAGGTAGTTGGGGCAGATGGGAATTGGGTGGCAGCTGCATTTAAGGAGCCTTATGGGACAGCTGCTAGGATGTTGGTGAAAAGAAGGACTTACTGTCTGGAGATGAACTCATTTTGA
- the LOC129874715 gene encoding pheophytinase, chloroplastic, with the protein MVVAVRASPFVLLPSSPFAASRNLKKQCNSIISLNIGLQSSHSKSSCITISSIKCSAASTSPIVSKEEEPLPLEVNEIKTMCKTWVWRGYNINYLSYQGGNNHPSSPSLLLVHGFGASVAHWRRNIATLAQSYTVYAIDLLGFGASDKPEGFAYNMETWAQLILDFVNEVIQSPTVLVGNSVGSLACVIAAADPSQTSIQGLVLLNCAGGMNNKAIVDDWRIKLLSPLLWLVDFLLNQKSVASAIFNRVKQRENLKNILLSVYGNKESVDEDLVDIIQTPADAEGALDAFVSIVTGPPGPNPVQLIPKMTLPILVLWGDQDPFTPIDGPVGRYFSSLPSQKPNVSLFLLEGVGHCPHDDRPDLVHGKLLPWLSHLPVAENIVT; encoded by the coding sequence ATGGTTGTCGCTGTTCGTGCTTCTCCCTTTGTTTTACTACCATCATCACCATTTGCTGCCTCCAGGAACTTAAAGAAACAATGCAACTCCATCATCAGTTTAAACATTGGTCTTCAAAGTAGTCACAGCAAGTCCAGCTGTATCACTATTAGCAGCATCAAATGCTCTGCCGCCTCTACATCCCCCATTGTTTCAAAGGAGGAAGAACCGTTACCTCTTGAGGTGAATGAGATTAAGACAATGTGCAAAACTTGGGTATGGAGAGGTTACAACATAAATTACTTGAGTTATCAAGGGGGCAACAACCACCCTTCTAGCCCTTCTCTTCTCCTAGTTCATGGTTTTGGTGCCTCTGTTGCCCATTGGCGCAGGAACATTGCGACACTTGCTCAAAGTTACACAGTTTATGCTATTGACCTCCTTGGTTTTGGCGCTTCTGACAAGCCAGAAGGATTTGCATATAACATGGAAACTTGGGCTCAGTTAATATTAGATTTCGTGAACGAAGTTATTCAAAGCCCAACCGTACTGGTAGGGAACTCTGTCGGAAGCCTTGCTTGTGTAATAGCTGCTGCAGATCCTTCTCAAACATCCATTCAAGGGCTTGTTTTGTTGAACTGTGCTGGAGGCATGAATAACAAGGCAATTGTTGACGATTGGAGGATTAAGTTGCTGTCGCCTCTACTCTGGCTTGTTGACTTCTTATTGAACCAAAAATCAGTAGCTTCTGCAATCTTTAATCGGGTCAAACAGAGAGAAAATCTAAAGAATATCTTGTTGTCTGTCTATGGGAATAAGGAGTCTGTGGACGAAGATCTGGTGGACATTATTCAGACACCAGCAGATGCTGAAGGTGCGCTTGATGCTTTTGTGTCTATTGTGACAGGTCCACCAGGGCCAAACCCAGTGCAGTTGATCCCAAAAATGACATTGCCTATACTTGTGTTATGGGGTGATCAAGATCCATTTACTCCAATTGATGGTCCTGTTGGTAGATACTTCTCATCCTTACCTTCTCAAAAACCAAATGTGAGTCTATTTCTTTTGGAAGGTGTGGGACATTGCCCTCATGATGACAGACCTGATCTTGTCCATGGAAAGCTACTTCCTTGGCTAAGCCATTTGCCAGTGGCAGAAAACATTGTTACATGA